A window from Primulina huaijiensis isolate GDHJ02 chromosome 13, ASM1229523v2, whole genome shotgun sequence encodes these proteins:
- the LOC140991606 gene encoding deSI-like protein At4g17486, with protein sequence MLCRKSSVKSGGGSVPVHLNVYDLTSMNGYAYWLGLGAYHSGVEVNGYEYAFGAHEYPTTGIFEGEPRSCDGFTFRKSILIGWTDLNEVQVRRIMEKLAQKYRGDAYNLITKNCNHFCNDACIKLTGNPIPSWINRLARIGLLCQCIIPVNLNTTKVSHHRIEDKQCEVEKKKLRSHSNRFSNSSSNSSSSSSCSPPLATSITDSLSRSRSPVPKSSPSSIETN encoded by the exons ATGTTATGCCGGAAAAGTTCGGTTAAAAGTGGTGGAGGATCGGTGCCGGTGCATTTGAATGTGTATGATCTTACCTCTATGAATGGCTATGCTTATTGGCTTGGGCTGGGGGCTTACCATTCTGGTGTTGAag TTAATGGATACGAGTATGCATTTGGAGCCCATGAGTATCCAACGACTGGTATATTCGAAGGAGAGCCAAGAAGCTGCGATGGATTCACATTTAGGAAATCTATTCTGATAGGATGGACTGATTTGAATGAGGTGCAAGTGAGGCGAATTATGGAGAAGCTTGCGCAAAAATACAGAGGAGATGCATACAACTTGATCACCAAGAATTGCAACCATTTCTGCAACGATGCTTGCATCAAACTCACTGGGAATCCCATCCCAAGTTGGATAAATCGCCTCGCCCGAATCG GTTTGTTATGTCAATGCATAATTCCAGTAAACTTGAATACAACAAAAGTAAGCCACCACAGAATAGAAGACAAGCAATGTGAAGTTGAGAAGAAGAAACTCAGAAGCCATTCTAATAGGTTCTCAAATTCATCTTCcaattcatcatcttcttcttcatgtTCTCCGCCCCTCGCGACGAGCATCACTGACAGTTTAAGCAGAAGCCGGAGCCCTGTGCCGAAGTCTTCGCCTTCGAGTATTGAAACAAACTAG